A genomic region of Blattabacterium cuenoti contains the following coding sequences:
- a CDS encoding succinate dehydrogenase cytochrome b subunit, which produces MIQSHFIQSSIGRKVVMATTGVFLMSFLLLHLSVNLFLFSGEEAFNNAVSFMRKNILVKMLEYVLALGFIIHIIFGIRLHSKNKKSKGDMDYAMKKPISTFSSRTMIHTGVLILCFLVLHLMNFMIPMKYSHASDYILVTSLFKNPVYTFIYVFSFLVLGFHLNHGFQSSFQSLGLSNKKKLFWIRKFSFFYFLFICSGFSIIAIWFFFNGN; this is translated from the coding sequence GTGATTCAGTCCCATTTTATTCAATCTTCTATTGGAAGAAAAGTAGTTATGGCAACTACGGGAGTTTTCCTTATGTCTTTTTTGTTATTACATTTAAGTGTTAATCTTTTTCTTTTTTCTGGGGAAGAAGCGTTTAATAATGCTGTCTCTTTTATGAGAAAAAATATTCTTGTAAAAATGCTAGAATATGTTCTTGCTTTAGGTTTTATTATTCATATTATTTTTGGAATTAGATTACATTCAAAGAATAAAAAATCAAAAGGAGACATGGATTATGCAATGAAAAAACCTATATCGACATTTAGTAGTCGTACAATGATTCATACAGGAGTTTTAATCTTGTGTTTTTTAGTCTTGCATTTAATGAATTTCATGATTCCCATGAAATATTCTCATGCTTCAGATTATATTTTGGTTACTTCTTTGTTTAAAAATCCTGTATATACATTCATCTATGTTTTTTCTTTCTTAGTTTTAGGATTTCATTTAAATCATGGATTTCAATCTTCTTTTCAATCGTTGGGGTTATCTAATAAAAAGAAATTATTTTGGATACGAAAGTTTAGTTTTTTTTATTTTTTGTTTATTTGTTCTGGTTTTTCTATTATCGCTATTTGGTTCTTTTTCAATGGTAATTAA
- a CDS encoding cysteine desulfurase family protein, giving the protein MKRAYLDNAATTPIRSEVIKVMVNTLKYSFGNPSSTQHSYGRLARSIIEESRIRIARNINASPSEIIFTSSGTEANNIVLRSSVIDLKVKYILTSQLEHDSVLQTIIDLVHKNKVFVEFIQIQDKGVIDLNHLEKILKKNYPNKILVSLMYANNEIGNLLDVEKVGFLCKEYKAYFHSDTIQIIGNLPVNMRQLPFDFATASAHKFYGPKGIGFVFIREKIIKNIKSFITGGYQEYGIRSGTENIYGIVGLSEALHLSYCDFTNHIEKIKDLKSYCISELKKIIPDIIFNGLSESMDKSIPNILNIFYPKKDHLLYFHLDLMGIAISKGSSCHSRNLKKVSHVILSIASKHLLKKMMPIRISFGIFNEKKDVDLLIEAFKKIKN; this is encoded by the coding sequence ATGAAAAGAGCATACTTGGATAATGCAGCTACTACTCCTATAAGGAGCGAAGTGATCAAAGTCATGGTAAATACATTAAAATATTCATTTGGAAACCCTTCTTCCACACAACATAGTTATGGAAGGCTAGCACGTTCTATAATAGAAGAATCAAGAATACGTATAGCAAGGAATATAAATGCTTCTCCATCTGAGATAATTTTTACATCTAGTGGTACTGAAGCTAACAACATAGTTTTGAGATCTTCTGTTATTGATTTAAAAGTCAAATATATTTTAACTTCTCAACTGGAACATGACTCTGTATTACAAACTATTATAGATTTAGTCCATAAAAATAAAGTTTTTGTAGAATTTATTCAAATACAGGATAAAGGAGTTATTGACTTAAATCATCTTGAAAAAATATTAAAAAAAAATTATCCAAATAAAATACTTGTAAGTTTAATGTACGCTAACAATGAAATTGGAAATTTATTAGATGTAGAAAAAGTTGGATTTCTTTGTAAAGAATACAAAGCTTATTTTCATTCGGACACTATTCAAATCATCGGAAATTTACCTGTTAATATGAGACAATTGCCTTTTGATTTTGCTACTGCTAGTGCACATAAGTTTTATGGACCAAAAGGAATAGGTTTTGTTTTTATTAGAGAAAAAATTATAAAAAATATAAAATCATTTATTACAGGTGGTTATCAAGAATACGGCATTCGTTCAGGAACGGAAAATATTTATGGAATAGTAGGACTATCGGAAGCTTTACATTTATCCTATTGTGATTTTACTAATCATATAGAAAAAATTAAGGATTTAAAATCATATTGTATCTCCGAATTGAAAAAAATCATTCCAGACATTATTTTTAATGGATTATCAGAATCTATGGATAAGAGTATCCCTAATATATTAAATATTTTTTATCCAAAAAAAGATCATTTATTATATTTTCATTTAGATCTAATGGGAATAGCTATTTCTAAGGGAAGTTCTTGTCACTCAAGAAATTTAAAAAAAGTATCTCATGTAATTCTTTCTATAGCCAGCAAACATTTATTAAAAAAAATGATGCCTATAAGAATTTCTTTTGGAATTTTTAATGAAAAAAAAGATGTCGATTTATTAATTGAAGCCTTTAAAAAAATAAAAAATTGA